CGGACATCTTGCGCACCGTGAAGGTCTCGCGCGTTCCGCCTCCTCGGCGAGCGATCACGACGCCCTGGAAGATCTGGATTCGCTGCTTGTCACCCTCGACGACCCGCACGTGCACACGGACCGTGTCGCCAGCTCGGAACTCGGGGATGTCGTCCCGCAGATATGCGGTCTCGACGGTCTGAAGATTGTTCATGATCTGCTTCCTTCAAAACGAAATCTCACCAAGGATGATCCTCCTGGTGAGAGAGCCCGCGAAAAACGCGGGCTGAAGATTATTTCCCAGACCGAGGCCGCTCTGCAACTTTCGGCCCTTCGCGGGCCTCCTCGCCCCGAACCTCTTCCAACAATTGCCGATCTTCGGCATCCAAGGTCGCACGCTGCAATAGATCGGGGCGCTTCTGCCAGGTCGCCCGCAGGGCTTCCCGGCGCCGCCACCGGTCGATCGCCGCGTGATCGCCGGAGAGCAGGACGGCGGGCACCGCGAGCCCTGCGACCTCCGGCGGACGGGTGTAGTGGGGGTAGTCCAGCAGCCCCTCTCGGAAACTGTCCTGCTCCACCGAGGGCCCGAAGCCCACCACCCCCGGAATCTGCCGCGAGAGGGCTTCGATAATCACCATCGCCGGCAGCTCACCGCCGGACAGCACGTAGTCGCCGATGGAGATCTCCTCGTCGACCACCGACCGGCGCACCCGCTCGTCAATCCCTTCGTAGCGACCACACATCAGAACCAACTCGGGTTTTCTCGCCAACTGCCGCACCACACCCTCGTCCAGGCGCCGCCCCTGTGGCGAGAGCAGAACTCGCCAAGCCTCCGGACTCCCGACCTCTTCAACGGCCCGAATCCACGGCGGTGCGTTCATCACCATGCCGCCACCGCCACCGTAGGGCTCATCGTCGACACTCCGGTGTTTGTCGGAAGTGAATTGGCGCAGGTCGTGCACCGTCACCTCCAGCAACCCCTTGTCGATCGCCCGTCCGATCAGACTGGTCGACAGAAAGGGGTTGAACAGCCCTGGAAAGATGGTCAGGACTCGAAGGCGCATAACTCGACAAGGCCCTCCGGTAGCTCGAGGTCGAGGCGCTTGGCCGAAACGTCCAGCCGCTGAAGGAAGTCCTGAACGAAGGGCACCGGCAGCCTTTGCCGACCGCGCTCGACCACCAGCAGCAAGCCGCCCCCATCCTCGATCAGATCGACGACGGTCCCGAGCTCACCCAGGTTGAGATCGAAGCACACACAGCCGAGAAGCTGGAAGTGATAGACGATGCCGTCGTCCTCGGCCACCTCGTCTCGTCCGACCCCGAGCCAACCGGCCCGCAGGGCCTCCGCCTGATCGCGATCACCGACGGCGGAGAAAACCACCAACAGCCGATCGCGGTGAGGACGTGAGCGCTCGACGATCACGAGGGAATCATCGCGCCCATCCTCGAAAGCGATTCGCAAACGACTGCCGGGACGAAAACGCTCCGGATTGTCCGACAGCACCTCAACGACCACCTCGCCACGCACTCCGTGCGGACGGATCACCCGGCCGACGACGATGGTGTCGTCGCCCGTGCTTTGCAGGTCACCACGATTGGACATCGGGTCCTACTCCTCGGCGATGAGCTTCCGCCCACCGCCGCGGCAGGTTGTCGATAGGAGGAAGGAAGGTCAGTCGTCGTCGACGATCTCGAGATCGTAGAGCCGATCCTCCAGAGCTCCACGGGCATCGAGAAGAGTTCGCAAAGCCCGAGCCGTCCGGCCTTTGCGCCCGATCACCTTGCCGAGGTCGTCCTGAGCCACGAAGAGCTCGAAGACCGTCTCGTCACCATCCATGAACTGGTCCACCTCGACTTCATCGGGATAGTCCACCATCAAGCGGACCAGCTCGGCCAGGCTCTCGCGCAGCTCAGGCACTCTGTTCCTCGGTCGCGGCTGCCACCGTCGCCTTCTGTAGCAGAGACTTCACCGTGGGGGACATCTGCGCACCCTGCGAAACCCAGT
This genomic interval from Acidobacteriota bacterium contains the following:
- the rplS gene encoding 50S ribosomal protein L19, yielding MNNLQTVETAYLRDDIPEFRAGDTVRVHVRVVEGDKQRIQIFQGVVIARRGGGTRETFTVRKMSGAYGVERIFPLHGPVIDKIEVVRRGKVRRAKLYYLRALRGKAARIEERRFD
- the trmD gene encoding tRNA (guanosine(37)-N1)-methyltransferase TrmD, with product MRLRVLTIFPGLFNPFLSTSLIGRAIDKGLLEVTVHDLRQFTSDKHRSVDDEPYGGGGGMVMNAPPWIRAVEEVGSPEAWRVLLSPQGRRLDEGVVRQLARKPELVLMCGRYEGIDERVRRSVVDEEISIGDYVLSGGELPAMVIIEALSRQIPGVVGFGPSVEQDSFREGLLDYPHYTRPPEVAGLAVPAVLLSGDHAAIDRWRRREALRATWQKRPDLLQRATLDAEDRQLLEEVRGEEAREGPKVAERPRSGK
- the rimM gene encoding ribosome maturation factor RimM (Essential for efficient processing of 16S rRNA) → MSNRGDLQSTGDDTIVVGRVIRPHGVRGEVVVEVLSDNPERFRPGSRLRIAFEDGRDDSLVIVERSRPHRDRLLVVFSAVGDRDQAEALRAGWLGVGRDEVAEDDGIVYHFQLLGCVCFDLNLGELGTVVDLIEDGGGLLLVVERGRQRLPVPFVQDFLQRLDVSAKRLDLELPEGLVELCAFES
- a CDS encoding KH domain-containing protein; the protein is MPELRESLAELVRLMVDYPDEVEVDQFMDGDETVFELFVAQDDLGKVIGRKGRTARALRTLLDARGALEDRLYDLEIVDDD